The proteins below are encoded in one region of Tamandua tetradactyla isolate mTamTet1 chromosome 9, mTamTet1.pri, whole genome shotgun sequence:
- the RBM14 gene encoding RNA-binding protein 14 isoform X4 has translation MKIFVGNVDGADTTPEELAALFAPYGTVMTCAVMKQFAFVHMREAQGALRAIEALHGHELRPGRALVVEMSRPRPLNTWKIFVGNVSAACTSQELRSLFERRGRVIECDVVKGWSRW, from the coding sequence ATGAAGATATTCGTGGGCAACGTCGACGGGGCGGATACGACGCCGGAGGAGTTGGCCGCTCTCTTCGCGCCCTACGGCACAGTCATGACCTGCGCCGTCATGAAACAGTTCGCCTTCGTGCACATGCGCGAGGCCCAGGGCGCCCTGCGCGCCATCGAGGCCCTGCACGGCCACGAGCTGCGGCCGGGGCGCGCGCTCGTGGTGGAGATGTCGCGCCCACGGCCTCTAAACACGTGGAAGATTTTCGTGGGCAATGTATCGGCTGCGTGCACAAGTCAGGAACTGCGCAGCCTCTTCGAGCGCCGCGGACGCGTCATCGAGTGTGACGTGGTGAAAG
- the RBM14 gene encoding RNA-binding protein 14 isoform X3, which produces MKIFVGNVDGADTTPEELAALFAPYGTVMTCAVMKQFAFVHMREAQGALRAIEALHGHELRPGRALVVEMSRPRPLNTWKIFVGNVSAACTSQELRSLFERRGRVIECDVVKGNWRWW; this is translated from the coding sequence ATGAAGATATTCGTGGGCAACGTCGACGGGGCGGATACGACGCCGGAGGAGTTGGCCGCTCTCTTCGCGCCCTACGGCACAGTCATGACCTGCGCCGTCATGAAACAGTTCGCCTTCGTGCACATGCGCGAGGCCCAGGGCGCCCTGCGCGCCATCGAGGCCCTGCACGGCCACGAGCTGCGGCCGGGGCGCGCGCTCGTGGTGGAGATGTCGCGCCCACGGCCTCTAAACACGTGGAAGATTTTCGTGGGCAATGTATCGGCTGCGTGCACAAGTCAGGAACTGCGCAGCCTCTTCGAGCGCCGCGGACGCGTCATCGAGTGTGACGTGGTGAAAG
- the RBM14 gene encoding RNA-binding protein 14 isoform X2: MEKEADAKAAIAQLNGKEVKGKRINVELSTKGQKKGPGLAIQSGDKTKKPGAGDTAFPGTGGFSATFDYQQAFGNSTGGFDGQARQPTPPFFGRDRSPLRRSPPRASYVAPLTAQPATYRAQPSVSLGAAYRAQPSASLGVGYRTQPMTAQAASYRAQPSVSLGAPYRGQLASPGSQSAAASSLGPYGGAQASASALSSYGGQPAAASSLNSYGAQGSSLASYGNQPSSYGAQAASSYGVRAAASSYNTQGAASSLGSYGAQAASYGAQSAASSLAYGAQAASYNAQPSASYNAQSAPYAAQQAASYSSQPAAYVAQPATAAAYASQPAAYAAQATTPMAGSYGAQPVVQTQLNSYGAQASMGLSGSYGAQSAAAATGSYGAAAAYGAQPSATLAAPYRTQSSASLAASYAAQQHSQAAASYRGQPGNAYDGAGQPSAAYLSMSQGAVANANSTPPPYERTRLSPPRASYDDPYKKAVAMSKRYGSDRRLAELSDYRRLSESQLSFRRSPTKSSLDYRRLPDAHSDYARYSGSYNDYLRAAQMHSGYQRRM, translated from the exons ATGGAGAAGGAAGCAGATGCCAAAGCCGCCATCGCGCAGCTCAACGGCAAAGAAGTGAAGGGCAAGCGCATCAACGTGGAACTGTCAACCAAGGGTCAGAAGAAGGGGCCTGGCCTGGCTATCCAGTCTGGGGACAAGACCAAGAAACCAGGGGCTGGGGATACGGCATTCCCCGGAACTGGTGGCTTCTCTGCCACCTTCGACTACCAACAGGCTTTTGGCAACAGCACTGGTGGCTTTGATGGGCAAGCCCGTCAGCCCACGCCACCCTTCTTTGGTCGCGACCGCAGTCCCCTGCGCCGTTCACCTCCCCGAGCCTCTTATGTGGCTCCTCTGACGGCCCAGCCAGCTACTTACCGGGCCCAGCCCTCAGTGTCTCTGGGAGCTGCTTACAGAGCTCAGCCTTCTGCCTCTTTGGGTGTTGGCTATCGGACTCAGCCCATGACAGCCCAGGCAGCCTCCTACCGTGCTCAGCCCTCTGTTTCCCTTGGGGCCCCATATAGGGGCCAACTGGCTAGCCCTGGCTCCCAGTCTGCTGCAGCTTCCTCACTCGGCCCCTATGGTGGAGCTCAGGCTTCAGCCTCTGCCCTCTCCTCCTATGGGGGTCAGCCAGCTGCGGCCTCCTCACTCAACTCCTATGGGGCTCAGGGCTCCTCCCTCGCCTCCTATGGTAACCAACCATCCTCTTATGGCGCCCAGGCTGCTTCTTCCTATGGGGTTCGTGCAGCTGCCTCCTCTTACAACACCCAGGGAGCAGCTTCCTCTCTAGGGTCCTATGGGGCTCAGGCAGCCTCCTATGGGGCTCAGTCTGCAGCCTCTTCACTAGCCTATGGGGCCCAGGCAGCTTCTTACAATGCCCAGCCCTCAGCCTCTTACAATGCCCAGTCTGCCCCATATGCTGCACAACAGGCTGCTTCTTACTCTTCCCAGCCTGCTGCTTATGTGGCACAGCCAGCCACAGCTGCTGCCTATGCCAGTCAGCCAGCTGCCTATGCTGCCCAAGCCACTACTCCGATGGCTGGCTCCTATGGGGCCCAGCCAGTTGTCCAGACCCAGCTGAATAGTTATGGGGCTCAAGCATCAATGGGTCTGTCAGGCTCTTATGGGGCTCAGTCGGCTGCTGCGGCCACTGGCTCCTATGGTGCCGCAGCTGCCTACGGGGCCCAGCCTTCTGCCACCCTGGCAGCTCCTTACCGCACTCAGTCATCAGCCTCATTGGCTGCTTCCTATGCTGCCCAGCAGCATTCCCAGGCTGCTGCCTCCTACCGTGGCCAGCCAGGCAATGCCTACGATGGGGCAGGTCAGCCGTCTGCAGCCTACCTGTCCATGTCCCAGGGGGCCGTTGCCAACGCCAACAGCACCCCGCCGCCCTATGAGCGTACCCGTCTCTCCCCACCCCGGGCCAGCTACGACGATCCCTACAAAAAGGCTGTCGCCATGTCGAAAAG GTATGGTTCCGACCGGCGTTTAGCCGAGCTCTCTGATTACCGCCGTTTATCAGAGTCGCAGCTTTCGTTCCGCCGCTCGCCGACAAAGTCCTCGCTGGATTACCGTCGCCTGCCCGATGCCCATTCCGATTACGCACGCTATTCGGGCTCCTATAATGATTACCTGCGGGCAGCTCAGATGCACTCTGGCTACCAGCGCCGCATGTAG
- the RBM14 gene encoding RNA-binding protein 14 isoform X1, producing the protein MKIFVGNVDGADTTPEELAALFAPYGTVMTCAVMKQFAFVHMREAQGALRAIEALHGHELRPGRALVVEMSRPRPLNTWKIFVGNVSAACTSQELRSLFERRGRVIECDVVKDYAFVHMEKEADAKAAIAQLNGKEVKGKRINVELSTKGQKKGPGLAIQSGDKTKKPGAGDTAFPGTGGFSATFDYQQAFGNSTGGFDGQARQPTPPFFGRDRSPLRRSPPRASYVAPLTAQPATYRAQPSVSLGAAYRAQPSASLGVGYRTQPMTAQAASYRAQPSVSLGAPYRGQLASPGSQSAAASSLGPYGGAQASASALSSYGGQPAAASSLNSYGAQGSSLASYGNQPSSYGAQAASSYGVRAAASSYNTQGAASSLGSYGAQAASYGAQSAASSLAYGAQAASYNAQPSASYNAQSAPYAAQQAASYSSQPAAYVAQPATAAAYASQPAAYAAQATTPMAGSYGAQPVVQTQLNSYGAQASMGLSGSYGAQSAAAATGSYGAAAAYGAQPSATLAAPYRTQSSASLAASYAAQQHSQAAASYRGQPGNAYDGAGQPSAAYLSMSQGAVANANSTPPPYERTRLSPPRASYDDPYKKAVAMSKRYGSDRRLAELSDYRRLSESQLSFRRSPTKSSLDYRRLPDAHSDYARYSGSYNDYLRAAQMHSGYQRRM; encoded by the exons ATGAAGATATTCGTGGGCAACGTCGACGGGGCGGATACGACGCCGGAGGAGTTGGCCGCTCTCTTCGCGCCCTACGGCACAGTCATGACCTGCGCCGTCATGAAACAGTTCGCCTTCGTGCACATGCGCGAGGCCCAGGGCGCCCTGCGCGCCATCGAGGCCCTGCACGGCCACGAGCTGCGGCCGGGGCGCGCGCTCGTGGTGGAGATGTCGCGCCCACGGCCTCTAAACACGTGGAAGATTTTCGTGGGCAATGTATCGGCTGCGTGCACAAGTCAGGAACTGCGCAGCCTCTTCGAGCGCCGCGGACGCGTCATCGAGTGTGACGTGGTGAAAG ACTACGCGTTTGTTCACATGGAGAAGGAAGCAGATGCCAAAGCCGCCATCGCGCAGCTCAACGGCAAAGAAGTGAAGGGCAAGCGCATCAACGTGGAACTGTCAACCAAGGGTCAGAAGAAGGGGCCTGGCCTGGCTATCCAGTCTGGGGACAAGACCAAGAAACCAGGGGCTGGGGATACGGCATTCCCCGGAACTGGTGGCTTCTCTGCCACCTTCGACTACCAACAGGCTTTTGGCAACAGCACTGGTGGCTTTGATGGGCAAGCCCGTCAGCCCACGCCACCCTTCTTTGGTCGCGACCGCAGTCCCCTGCGCCGTTCACCTCCCCGAGCCTCTTATGTGGCTCCTCTGACGGCCCAGCCAGCTACTTACCGGGCCCAGCCCTCAGTGTCTCTGGGAGCTGCTTACAGAGCTCAGCCTTCTGCCTCTTTGGGTGTTGGCTATCGGACTCAGCCCATGACAGCCCAGGCAGCCTCCTACCGTGCTCAGCCCTCTGTTTCCCTTGGGGCCCCATATAGGGGCCAACTGGCTAGCCCTGGCTCCCAGTCTGCTGCAGCTTCCTCACTCGGCCCCTATGGTGGAGCTCAGGCTTCAGCCTCTGCCCTCTCCTCCTATGGGGGTCAGCCAGCTGCGGCCTCCTCACTCAACTCCTATGGGGCTCAGGGCTCCTCCCTCGCCTCCTATGGTAACCAACCATCCTCTTATGGCGCCCAGGCTGCTTCTTCCTATGGGGTTCGTGCAGCTGCCTCCTCTTACAACACCCAGGGAGCAGCTTCCTCTCTAGGGTCCTATGGGGCTCAGGCAGCCTCCTATGGGGCTCAGTCTGCAGCCTCTTCACTAGCCTATGGGGCCCAGGCAGCTTCTTACAATGCCCAGCCCTCAGCCTCTTACAATGCCCAGTCTGCCCCATATGCTGCACAACAGGCTGCTTCTTACTCTTCCCAGCCTGCTGCTTATGTGGCACAGCCAGCCACAGCTGCTGCCTATGCCAGTCAGCCAGCTGCCTATGCTGCCCAAGCCACTACTCCGATGGCTGGCTCCTATGGGGCCCAGCCAGTTGTCCAGACCCAGCTGAATAGTTATGGGGCTCAAGCATCAATGGGTCTGTCAGGCTCTTATGGGGCTCAGTCGGCTGCTGCGGCCACTGGCTCCTATGGTGCCGCAGCTGCCTACGGGGCCCAGCCTTCTGCCACCCTGGCAGCTCCTTACCGCACTCAGTCATCAGCCTCATTGGCTGCTTCCTATGCTGCCCAGCAGCATTCCCAGGCTGCTGCCTCCTACCGTGGCCAGCCAGGCAATGCCTACGATGGGGCAGGTCAGCCGTCTGCAGCCTACCTGTCCATGTCCCAGGGGGCCGTTGCCAACGCCAACAGCACCCCGCCGCCCTATGAGCGTACCCGTCTCTCCCCACCCCGGGCCAGCTACGACGATCCCTACAAAAAGGCTGTCGCCATGTCGAAAAG GTATGGTTCCGACCGGCGTTTAGCCGAGCTCTCTGATTACCGCCGTTTATCAGAGTCGCAGCTTTCGTTCCGCCGCTCGCCGACAAAGTCCTCGCTGGATTACCGTCGCCTGCCCGATGCCCATTCCGATTACGCACGCTATTCGGGCTCCTATAATGATTACCTGCGGGCAGCTCAGATGCACTCTGGCTACCAGCGCCGCATGTAG